One region of Oryza sativa Japonica Group chromosome 10, ASM3414082v1 genomic DNA includes:
- the LOC136353543 gene encoding uncharacterized protein: MDSYDGSHSDADIEETTEPKRGRGITTMETFWPIVENVKLKVDYNEHFQPVGPYASKLANVIGNLAKGKVLSLAYEDWTDVPNKDDVWDNVKRYFDLDECLKEYVMRSAHKKWKDFKNRLKAKYFDPEKTNKELWKKHDSRISLKVWKWLVCFWRSEKGKARSNRGKANRAKMVAVHTIGTRSLANVRHDMEKRKGRKVSRAEVFKVAYTRKDGRPQPAHEVTIAKIDEKLTEEPEFVDKPIEEGDYLSNLLGKENRGRVIGIGMGPTPASLGLPGTKSTARTILQLEREARHRAEEEVRALK; the protein is encoded by the exons ATGGATTCATATGATGGAA GTCATTCTGATGCTGATATCGAAGAAACTACAGAGCCAAAAAGAGGTAGAGGTATCACAACGATGGAAACATTCTGGCCAATTGTAGAAAATGTAAAACTGAAAGTTGACTACAATGAGCATTTTCAACCAGTTGGTCCCTATGCATCAAAGTTAGCAAATGTGATTGGCAATCTTGCCAAAGGTAAAGTCCTATCACTTGCTTATGAAGATTGGACTGATGTGCCTAACAAGGATGATGTCTGGGATAACGTGAAG AGGTATTTTGACTTGGATGAATGCTTAAAGGAATATGTCATGAGATCAGCTCACAAGAAATGGAAAGACTTCAAAAATAGGCTGAAAGCTAAGTATTTTGACCCTGAGAAGACTAATAAAGAACTTTGGAAAAAACATGATTCAAGAATATCACTAAAAGTCTGGAAGTGGCTTGTTTGTTTTTGGAGAAGTGAGAAAGGCAAA GCCCGCAGCAATCGTGGAAAAGCAAATCGTGCAAAAATGGTTGCAGTACACACCATTGGAACTAGGAGCTTAGCAAATGTTCGTCATGATATG gagaaaagaaaaggtcgAAAAGTTAGTCGAGCAGAAGTTTTCAAAGTTGCATACACCCGTAAAGATGGTAGACCACAACCAGCTCATGAAGTAACAATT GCTAAAATTGATGAGAAACTCACCGAGGAGCCAGAATTTGTGGACAAACCCATAGAAGAAGGAGACTATCTTTCAAACTTGCTTGGTAAGGAAAACAGAGGTAGAGTGATTGGAATAGGTATGGGTCCCACTCCTGCAAGTCTTGGTTTGCCAGGAACTAAATCAACAGCAAGAACAATCTTACAGTTGGAGAGAGAAGCAAGACATAGAGCAGAAGAAGAAGTCCGCGCTTTAAAATAA
- the LOC136351082 gene encoding uncharacterized protein isoform X2, translating to MFSPVIRISEMEELEYEIAETICQLEKIFPLSFFNIMLHLPIHLAHEARLAGPVQYRNMFPIERYWMRLKSYVRAKSHPEGSITENYIFDESLTFCSRYLHGCSTRFNHRGRHDDGTCQTINKKSYLSKMGRHLLGKRYSSLDYNSWIQAHRYVLFNFDQIGPYLQKHREYILSTGIQRTTDIARVHHETFHDWFRTHVQDVVAKGENPSEEIQILAKGPDMHVITYNSYLINGYNFRTKSCDEGKSTQSSGLVVFAETSSFSSVKDINPVIGKVPYYGSITDIIELNYSGTGQVVLFKCDWIKLSRGKGVKKDKYGVTLVNFNHLSNNTNSLVDEPFILASQATQVYYVRDPIDQDWYAVRESKPRDFYDMGILECESEEDVYQQKDQVDVMNNTVNIDVDCGNDYLTRNDINGTTIDLAAVSQRGNNGKRKSKWRKGRNK from the exons GTGATTCGTATCAGTGAGATGGAGGAGTTGGAGTATGAAATTGCTGAAACAATTTGTCAACTTGAGAAAATCTTCCCTCTATCGTTCTTTAATATAATGCTTCATTTACCAATCCATCTTGCACATGAAGCAAGGTTGGCTGGCCCAGTACAATACCGAAACATGTTTCCCATAGAGAg GTACTGGATGAGGCTGAAATCATATGTCCGTGCTAAGAGCCATCCAGAGGGTTCAATTacagaaaattatatttttgatGAAAGTCTTACCTTTTGTTCCCGTTATTTACATGGTTGTTCAACTCGTTTTAATCATCGAGGACGACATGACGATGGGACTTGCCAGACCATAAATAAAAAGTCTTACTTAAGTAAGATGGGTCGGCATTTACTTGGAAAACGTTATAGCTCCTTGGATTATAACTCATGGATTCAAGCCCATAGATATGTGCTATTCAACTTTGACCAAATTGGCCCCTACCTTCA AAAGCATCGTGAGTATATTTTATCAACTGGAATTCAAAGAACAACAGATATTGCCCGTGTGCATCATGAGACATTTCATGATTGGTTTAGGACACAT GTTCAGGATGTAGTGGCCAAAGGAGAAAACCCATCAGAAGAAATTCAGATTTTGGCGAAAGGCCCTGATATGCATGTTATAACATACAACAGCTATCTTATAAATGGATATAACTTCCGCACAAAATCTTGTGATGAAGGGAAATCAACTCAAAGTAGTGGGCTAGTTGTTTTTGCTGAGACTTCAAGTTTCTCTAGTGTGAAAGACATAAATCCTGTCATTGGCAAAGTGCCATACTATGGCAGCATCACTGACATAATTGAGTTAAATTATAGTGGGACAGGTCAGGTAGTTCTATTCAAGTGTGATTGGATTAAGCTGTCTCGTGGCAAAGGTGTTAAGAAAGATAAATATGGGGTTACACTTGTGAATTTTAACCACTTGTCTAATAATACCAATAGTTTAGTCGATGAACCTTTTATCCTAGCATCACAAGCTACACAGGTGTATTATGTTCGAGATCCTATAGATCAAGATTGGTATGCTGTTCGCGAATCAAAACCAAGGGACTTCTATGACATGGGTATTCTTGAATGTGAAAGTGAGGAGGATGTATATCAGCAAAAAGACCAAGTTGATGTGATGAACAATACTGTCAACATTGATGTTGATTGTGGCAATGATTATCTCACTAGAAATGATATAAATGGAACAACTATTGATTTGGCTGCTGTCTCTCAACG GGGAAATAATGGCAAAAGAAAGAGTAAGTGGAGGAAGGGTAGAAATAAATAA